The Corallococcus exiguus genome segment CTGATGAAGAACTACGGGCCGGCGGTGGCCTTCGGCGTGCCGGGCATCCTGATGTTCCTGGCGACGATCATCTTCTGGGCGGGCCGCAAGCACTACGTGCTGGTGCCGCCCACGGGCCCCAATCCGCACTCGTTCTTCAAGGTGCTGGGCAGCGCGTTCCGGGGCAAGGACGCGGCGGGCGGCACCTGGCTGGACAAGGCGAAGGCGGAGCACCCGGCGGAGTCGGTGGAGGGCGTGAAGGCGGTGTTCCGCGTGTCCGCGCTGATGCTGCCGTTCGTGCCCTTCTTCTGGATGCTGTTTGATCAGAAGGCGTCCACCTGGGTGGTGCAGGCGCGGTCCATGGACCCCAACGTGGGCGGCATCGTGTTCCAGCCCAGCCAGATGCAGTTCATCAACCCCATGCTGGTGATGCTGCTCATCCCCTTCCTGACGGCCGTGGTGTACCCGGCCTTCCAGCGGATGGGCTGGGAGCTGACGCCGCTGCGCCGCATGCCGCTGGGCCTGGTGATTGGCGCCGCGTCGTTCGTCATCGCGGGCTTCTTCCAGGTGGCCATGGAGGGCGGGACGACGCTGAACATCGCGTGGCAGCTCTTGCCGTACATCGTGCTGACGGTGGCGGAGATCCTGGTGTCCACCACGGGCCTGGAGTTCGCGTACACGCAGGCGCCCCGGGAGATGAAGGGCACCATCCAGAGCGTGTGGCTGGTGACGAACACGCTGGCGAACGTGGCGGTGGCCATCGCCGCGGCGCTCAACGTCTTCACGGGCTCCGCGCAGTTCTTCTTCTACGCGGCCCTGGCGACCGTGGCGGCCGTGGGCATGGCGCTGGTGGCCCGCCGCTACGTAGTGCGCGACTACTACCAGACGGACGCGCAGGCCCCCATGGACGGCCGCAACCCGGGCGTCGAGCCGAAGCCGGCCTAAGGCGAAACCTGCACGGTCGGATCCGCCGTGGGAGACGTGTGCGGCCCCCGGCGGGGCAGCGCCACCGTGAAGGTGGCGCCCTGCCCCGCCTCGCTTTCGACCTGGACCGAACCGCCCAGCCTCTCCACCAGCTGGTTCACGATGTGGAGGCCCAATCCCAGCCCCCCGTAGTGGCGTGACGACACCGCGCGCTCGAAGGCGCGGAAGATGCGCGCGTGCCGCTCCACCGGGATGCCAATGCCTTGATCCCGGACCTCCAGGCGGGCCATCACGGCATCCCCCTCCACTCGCACTTCGATGGGCCTCCCTTCGCCGTACTTGATGGCGTTCGAGAGCAGGTTGGTGACGATCTGATCCAACCGCGACCGGTCCCACACGCCCGGCATCGCCGTGTCTGCGTGGACCTGGAGCCGGGTTCCGGACGAGGCCAGCTCGGGGACGAAGCGCGCCGCGACGTCCCGGACCAGCGCGGCCAGGTCCACCTCCTCGAACTCCAGCTCCAGCTTTCCAGCATGGATGCGGGAGACATCCAGCAGGGTGTTGACGAGCTTCACCATCCGCTTCGCCTGACGCTCGATGACCTCCAGAGAGTGCGTCACCGTCTCCACCCGCGCGGTCCGCAGCGCTCCTGAGCGGGCAAGGCGCATCAATCCCTGCACCGACAACTGGAGGGACGTGACCGGGGTCTTCAGCTCATGCGAGGCAATGGAGAGGAACTCATCCCGAAGGCCAATCGCCAGCTGCGCCTGCTGGTAGAGGCGGGCGTTGTCCAGCGCCATCGCCGCGCGGCGGGCCAGCTCCTGCGCGAGCGCGAAATCCGCCGGGCCATACCGGCCACCGCCCTCCACGCGGGCGAGGGTGAGCGCTCCGAGCGCATGCCCCCGTGCGAGCAGCGGCACCGAAATCCACGACTGGAACTCGACCACCTCGGACAGGCCCTGACCGTCCCGGACGCACCCCAGTGACATGGAGGCGCATCCCTCCGGGCAGAACTCCGGCTCGCCCAGGCGGAGCACCCTCCCCGGGCCATGCGCGGCCTCCAGGTCGGGCAGCGCGCAGTTCATCCGCGCGGTCGCGGTGGCGTGCAGCGCATCGGAGCGGGCCTCGGTGATGCGCTGGAAGGACTGCCCCCCGTCCAGCAGGTCCACCGCGCACCAGTCGGCGAACCGCTCGACGGTCAGCGCGGCCACGCTGCGCATCGCGTCCTCGGGGGCGAGCGAGCCGGTGAGCAGCCCGGACGCCTCCGCCAGGAGCGCGGACCGCCCCTCCTGCGCCTCCGCGCGGGCGCGCGCCTGTTGCTCCCGCTGGAAGGTCTGATCGCGCTCCTGCTCGGCCCGGCGGTGCTCGGTGATGTCGATGCCGGTGCCGATGACGTACTCAATCACTCCCGACTCGCCTCGAAGCACGTTGCTGGCCCAGGCGATGAGGCGGCGCTCTCCGTTGCGTGTCATCCAGTGATGCTCGGACTGCTCGAACCCCAACCCGGCCGCGAGCACGGCGAAGTTCTTCGCGACCCGCGCCGCTTCGTCCGGCGGCTGGAGTCGCGTCCAGAAATACGCGCCGCGCAGCTCCTCGAAGGAGTAGCCCGTCATCTCCTGGCACGCCCGGTTGAAGCGGATGATCCGCCCCTGGGGATCCAGGACGATCACCAGCGCGCGGGCCGTGTCCAGGACCGCCGAGCTGAAGTCCCGCTCCCGCTGGAGCGCACGCTCGCTGTCCAGGGTCCGCTCGAAGAGCTGCCGGTGGACAAGCGCGGTGTGAAGCACACCGCCAAGCCGCTCCACCATGCCCCGGTATTGCCGCGGCAGCCGCGGCTCGCGGTCGAAGTACAGCAGCAGCACGCTGGAAAGAGCCCCGGCGCCGTCGATGGGCACGGACCACCGCACGAGCCCCGGCGAGTCCAGCTCCGGGTAGGGAAGGTCCACCGAGTGAGGCGCTGGCATCTCGGGGCGCGGGGGCAGCCCTGGAATCGGGAGCTGGCGGGAGGCCGAGGACAGCCCGCTCGCGCCCAGAAGCCCCACATGCCCCCGCGCATCCGGCTGGAGCCAGAGGGCGACCGCGCACCCCAGCCGCTCCGCGACGCGGTCCAGGAAGTCGTCGGCGGGCTTGCAGGGATTGAGCAGATCGAGCGCCGCGACGGTGAGCTCCTGGAGCACGCTCAACAGCGCGAGCCGCTCCTCGGTGAGCTTGTGGTCCCCATCCGCGCCGTGGTCCGCCATGCGCTCCCTCACTCCCTCATCCAGGCAGGGCGACCACCACCGCTGTCTTGTTGTGGAACTGGGGGACCCCGCCTCCCATGGCCCCCACCTCGCCCAGGGTCAGACAACCCACGACCGGGACCCCTTCTCCGAGCGCGTCCTGGAACCTCGCGAGCTCGTCTTGGGCGAACTCCCCCAGGACGAGGTACCGGGAGACGCAATCGAACACCACCGCGCCACCCAACGCGCCAGGGGTTGCTTCCCGGGCCAGGGTGGCGGCAATGCCCGCGGCGTCGAGCAGGTCCGTGCGCTTGCCCTCCATCACGCGGACCAGGGAGCCGTCCGGAACCTCGGCGATGAAGCGCACCGAACCATCGGGTTCGACAGTCAGGGGGTCTCGGATCACGAACTCGCCATTGGCCTGGGGAATCCCCAGCGGGTGCGTCATCGCGAAGCGGGGAAAGCTTTGCGCGTCCAGGGCGTCGCCCCGGCTCTCGGCCGTGTGCCGGTAGACCTCGAAGGCGCGCTCGTAGTCGAGCTCGACGGCGGTCGAGCCCCGGGCCTTGGTGACCTGCGAGGGCGGACCATACGGAGACCAGCCGTGCTGGATGCCCACGCCCAACGGCTCCAGGGCATCAAAGGCAATCACCACCACCTGGTCCTGCCAGGCATGCCCGTGTGTGAACTGGGCCGTCTTCACGAACCGGACGTTGTTGCCCGCTCCGCCGCCCGCCCAACGGATGCCCGCGCCCGCCTCCTGTTGAGCCCCGCGCACGACCTCCGTCGAGTTGCCGCTCAGCGCGTCCGGCAGGACGAACAGCGTCCGCCGGTATCCAGGGGGCTTGGGAGGCAGCTTGCTGACGGCCTCGGCCACCGCCGCGCGTCCGGCCGCTCGCGGGCTCACGCTGACCGGCCCGCCCATTCCCACGCCGACGCGGAAGTCGCCGCCGCGGAAGACCGCGATGACCAGGCCCTGGAGCAGCAGCTCCGTTCCCGCGAAGACGCCCGCCGCGCAGCACCCGGCCCAGGGGATGTCCCCGAGCTGCGCGCCGACCGCGGACGCCAACGCCACCGCGTCGTACTGGTCCGTGCACAGCACGAGCGCGAAGCTGGGGGCGTCCGCGCCGCGCAGCGCCTCCTGGCTCGCCTCCCGCGCTGCGGCGGTGCAATCCGGCGAGCGACTCTTTCCAATCTGGATCCGCATGGGCTCTAGAGAATCGATACCCACGCGGGAGCGGGCGTGCAGGGCCCCCACGGCCCACGAAAAACGCCGGAGCACCCAGGGGGCGCTCCGGCGTTCGTGCTTCA includes the following:
- a CDS encoding POT family MFS transporter; translated protein: MAETSTAPTSQRFPPQIPYIIGNEACERFSFYGMRNILVVFFIDYLLRTHVPETGAREAQAKYLMHLFMAGVYFFPLLGGYLADRFFGKFHTIFVLSLVYCAGHACLALFEDNATGFYTGLTLIAIGSGGIKPCVSAMVGDQFTETNKHLVKKVFAIFYWTINFGSFFASLFVPVLMKNYGPAVAFGVPGILMFLATIIFWAGRKHYVLVPPTGPNPHSFFKVLGSAFRGKDAAGGTWLDKAKAEHPAESVEGVKAVFRVSALMLPFVPFFWMLFDQKASTWVVQARSMDPNVGGIVFQPSQMQFINPMLVMLLIPFLTAVVYPAFQRMGWELTPLRRMPLGLVIGAASFVIAGFFQVAMEGGTTLNIAWQLLPYIVLTVAEILVSTTGLEFAYTQAPREMKGTIQSVWLVTNTLANVAVAIAAALNVFTGSAQFFFYAALATVAAVGMALVARRYVVRDYYQTDAQAPMDGRNPGVEPKPA
- a CDS encoding sensor histidine kinase; protein product: MADHGADGDHKLTEERLALLSVLQELTVAALDLLNPCKPADDFLDRVAERLGCAVALWLQPDARGHVGLLGASGLSSASRQLPIPGLPPRPEMPAPHSVDLPYPELDSPGLVRWSVPIDGAGALSSVLLLYFDREPRLPRQYRGMVERLGGVLHTALVHRQLFERTLDSERALQRERDFSSAVLDTARALVIVLDPQGRIIRFNRACQEMTGYSFEELRGAYFWTRLQPPDEAARVAKNFAVLAAGLGFEQSEHHWMTRNGERRLIAWASNVLRGESGVIEYVIGTGIDITEHRRAEQERDQTFQREQQARARAEAQEGRSALLAEASGLLTGSLAPEDAMRSVAALTVERFADWCAVDLLDGGQSFQRITEARSDALHATATARMNCALPDLEAAHGPGRVLRLGEPEFCPEGCASMSLGCVRDGQGLSEVVEFQSWISVPLLARGHALGALTLARVEGGGRYGPADFALAQELARRAAMALDNARLYQQAQLAIGLRDEFLSIASHELKTPVTSLQLSVQGLMRLARSGALRTARVETVTHSLEVIERQAKRMVKLVNTLLDVSRIHAGKLELEFEEVDLAALVRDVAARFVPELASSGTRLQVHADTAMPGVWDRSRLDQIVTNLLSNAIKYGEGRPIEVRVEGDAVMARLEVRDQGIGIPVERHARIFRAFERAVSSRHYGGLGLGLHIVNQLVERLGGSVQVESEAGQGATFTVALPRRGPHTSPTADPTVQVSP
- a CDS encoding FIST signal transduction protein, giving the protein MRIQIGKSRSPDCTAAAREASQEALRGADAPSFALVLCTDQYDAVALASAVGAQLGDIPWAGCCAAGVFAGTELLLQGLVIAVFRGGDFRVGVGMGGPVSVSPRAAGRAAVAEAVSKLPPKPPGYRRTLFVLPDALSGNSTEVVRGAQQEAGAGIRWAGGGAGNNVRFVKTAQFTHGHAWQDQVVVIAFDALEPLGVGIQHGWSPYGPPSQVTKARGSTAVELDYERAFEVYRHTAESRGDALDAQSFPRFAMTHPLGIPQANGEFVIRDPLTVEPDGSVRFIAEVPDGSLVRVMEGKRTDLLDAAGIAATLAREATPGALGGAVVFDCVSRYLVLGEFAQDELARFQDALGEGVPVVGCLTLGEVGAMGGGVPQFHNKTAVVVALPG